GTTCCCCCTTCTCCCAGCGGTGCTGGCTGGGACCCAGGGGATACAGGGGCGTGAGGCCATTTCCGGCCAGGGGTATGTCGTAACAGGAAGCCAGGGCGGCATTGGCCCCGGCCGCAACTATGCCCGGTATCATTCCCTGCTCCTGGCCACGGAAACGTTTTGTACCCTGGTGGCCCAGACGGCGGGCGTAGCCTTCAAACTCGGCGGCGATTTCCAGTTCCGTCATCCCCGGCCTTATCACGCTGCTTATGTACTTAAAGACTTCGGCGTGCCTGCCCGCAGCATAGCGCAGGGCGTCGAGTTCCGGGCCGGACTTGACCATGCGCTGGGAGCGCAATATTTGGCTTATGTCCACCCACTGACATTCCGGGAAAATCTCCTGGTAACGCCGGAACAGGCTTAAAGGGATGACATCCATTTCTAAACCCAAACGCTTTAGCCCGTGCCAGCCGGCTTCGGCCAGTAGTACAGGTATTTCTCTGAAGCTCTTCAGGGGCAGTACCCGGTTTAAGGCAGCCTCGGCCTGCGCCCTGGCGGTATCCCGGTAGGCCAGGAGTAAAGGCTCTCCCATTGCGGGGATAAAAAGGTGGCAGCTCTGGGCCGTACCGCTCAGGTAATACAGGTCAACGGCCTGGAAAATGATAGCGCCGTCTAATTCCCGGGCCTGCAGGGCCTCCTGGAAACGCTTGATTCGCTCCCTGTATTCAGTGGTGATCATAGTCAGCCTCCGTAAATCAGTTTTGATAATAGAAAAGGCCTGGTATCTCCAGGCCTTTGGTACTGGTGCCTCAGGGCGGAATCGAACCGCCGACACGAGGATTTTCAGTCCTCTGCTCTACCAACTGAGCTACCGAGGCATGTCTGGCGGAGCCGACGGGATTTGAACCCGCGATCTTCGGCGTGACAGGCCGACATGTTAAACCGCTACACTACGGCTCCTTCCCTGGTGGGCAGTGGCAGGATCGAACTGCCGACCCCCTGCTTGTAAGGCAGGTGCTCTCCCGCTGAGCTAACCGCCCCCATTAACCTGTTGCGTTAGTTATTATAGCATGGTCCTGCCGGGAAGTCAAATATTTTTCTCCCACCTGCTAACCCCAGGCGAGGATAGCCTCACGGGTGATTTTGCTTGCCAGGATGGCGGTAATGTTACCGTGATCGTAGGCCGGGCATACCTCTACCAGGTCAAAGGCCACTACCCTGGCCTGCCGCAGCAGGTAGATAACCTGCAGGATCTCCCGGGGCGTACAGCCCCCCGGTTCGGGGGTCCCGGTGCCGGGAGCGAAAGCTGGGTCCACGACGTCAATATCTATGCTAACATAGAGGGGGCGAGATGCCAGTTCGGGTACCAGCTTCTCCAGGGGGGTGGTGATGACGTCCATAAAAAAATTGGTCTCTTCCTGGCCGTAGGCGAATTCGCCCCAGGTACCGGAACGGATGCCAAACTGGTAAAGGTTGCCCGGGCCGATTTCCTCTGCCACCAGGCGCATGACGGTAGCATGGGAAAGCCTTTCCCCCAGGTATTCCTCCCTCAGATCGGCATGGGCGTCAAAGTGGAGGACGGCAAGACCCGGGTAGTGGCGGCGGGCCGCCCGGATAAGGGGATAGCTCACCAGGTGCTCCCCCCCCAGGAATAAAGGAAGCTTACCGTCCTGGAAAAGGGCGGCAGCAGCCGTCTCCATACGTTCCAGGTTGGCCTCCACCCGGCCCGGTACCAGGTCGAGGTCGCCGGCATCGTAAAAAGGCACCTGCCCCAGTTCGCGTTTAAGGTACGGGCTGTATTCTTCCAGGACTTCAGACACAGCGCGAATGGCCTGGGGGCCCCAGCGGGCGCCGGGGCGAAAGCTGGTGGTGGCGTCAAAGGGGATGCCCGCCAGGACCACCCGGGCGGCTTCATAATTATCGCTACTGGCCATAAAGCCCTGGTTTTTGACAAATCCCGGTAACACTTATCTTACTTCCCCCGTTCAACCTTTTTTACCCAACCCGTTTAGCACCCTAAAACTCCTCTTCGTCCCGCTTTTCAAGGATTTCCTGGACAAAGGGCGGCAGGGCAAAGGCTGCCTGGTGGATGGCCGGGGTGTAGAAACGGGTCACCAGCTGGGGTGCCTTTTTCCAGTCAACCTCCAGGGGATCATACTCCTTGCTCCCCAGGCTGAAGCTCCAGAAACCGCCGGGGTATGTGGGTACCGTGGTCAGGTACAGGCGGGCAATAGGGAAAATCTCTGCCAGATCCCGCTGGATACGCCGGATAAGCCTGGCGTTAAAGAGAGGTGACTCTGTCTGGGCGACAAAGAGCCCGTCCGGCTTTAAAGCCCGGTAAACGTTACGGTAAAATTCGGTGCTGAAGAGCCCTACCGCCGGGCCAATAGGATCGGTGGAATCCACAATAATCACGTCATAGGTGTTTTCCATCTGGCGGACGTGCTCGATGCCGTCTTCAAAGCGGATCTCCACCCGGGCATCGTCCAGGCCGCAAGCGATCTCCGGCAGGTATTCCCTGGCGTTGGCCACCACCCGGGCGTCAATTTCCACTAGGGTGGCTTTTTCAATGCTGGGATGTTTGATAATTTCCCGGATAACACCACCGTCACCGCCGCCAATGACCAGGGCCGTACGGGGATTGGGGTGGGTATTTAAAGGTACGTGGGCCATCATCTCGTGGTAAAAAAATTCATCACCCACTGTGGTCTGGATTATGTTATCCAGGAGCAACATGCGCCCGTAAGCCTCCGTCTCCACCACAGCCAGGTCCTGATAGGGCGTTTTTTCGTGGTGCAGGGTTTTTTTCAGCTTGACGGATAGAGCCAAGCCGGGGGTTTGCAGTTCAGAAAACCAGATGCCTTGCAAAGTTAATTCAACTCCTTCCTTTTTTTCCAGAAAGCTATCTTAGCAAAAAAATAACTTTACCACAAGGGCCTGCAAGTTAAATAATCCCCATAACCGCCTGGGCTATGCTGACGCTATGCATGTTGAGGCGCAGGAGCTGGTTGATGAGATCCATGTGGATGGATGTGGTTTCTAAACTGAGGCGGTTCTCCTGCTGCAACCGCTGGAAATGGGAGTAGCGCAGGTTCTTTTCCAGGCGTAAGATTTCAGGATGATCCCTTATGACCCTGGCAGCCAGGGCTTCGTCATCGGCGGCGAAGGCCTGGATGGCCGTCGCAAAATTCTCCTTGACTTTATTAAACATCTCCTGGAGTTCAGCCTGCCCCGCCGGGGAAAACTCCACCCCGCTGGCTTCAATTTTCCGCCACTGGTGGGCCATTTCCACGACCACGTCGCCAATATGCTCCAGGTCATTGGCTATATAGAGGAGCTTGGTCTGGGCCACTAACTGGTCGTCGGTAAGGTTGCCCTGGTTCAACTGGGCGAGATACCTGGCCACCGCCCGGTAAAGATAGTCAAGGATATTGTCCAGGCTGCGCAGCTTTTCCAGTAATTCAACTTCCCGCTCGGCTAAGGGCTGCATCACCCGGGGAAACATCTCTTCCCTGATGATGCCGGCCATGCGTAAAAGCTCCTGGGTCGCGCGGGCCAGGGCCAGTTCTGGTATCTCCAGGACTTTTGTATCCAGGTACTTGGCCACCTTTTCTTCCTCGGGAGCGCTGGGGAGGACCTTTTCCATAAGGCGGCCTACCCGGGGAGTAAAAGGAAGAAAGAGGATCATATTAATAACATTAAAAAGGGTGTGGCCGTTGGCCACCTGGCGGGCAATATCCGGAGAAGTCAGCCGGGATAAATAACTGTACAGTCCCAAAAAGGGTAGAAAGAGGAGGGTACCCGCCAGCTTAAAAAAGAAATGGGCCAGGGCTACCCTTTTGGCTTCCCGGGACAGGGCAATGCTGGAAATGAGGGCTGTAGCTGTGGTACCCAGGTTGGCTCCCAGGACCATGGCCAGAGCCGCTTCCAGGGGCAGGGCACCCTGGGCGGCCAGGGTCATAGCCAGGACCACTGTTGCCGCGCTGGCCTGGACAACGCCGGTAAAAAGGGTGGCTGCCAGCATCATTAGCCAGGGGTGGGCGGCCAGGGGGCTCAAGGCAGTTTTAAAGCCGGGCAGGGTATTTAAGGGGGCTACGGCCGTACCCATAAGGGCCGCCCCGTAAAAGATAAGGCCAAAACCGAGGATAGCCTGTCCCAGGTAGCGCCAGCGCAGGCGCCTGGCAAAGAAGTATGGTATGAGGCCGGCTGCCACGGCCCACAGGGCGTAGTCGCTGAGGCGCAGGGCAATAAGCTGGGCCGTCAGGGTAGAGCCAATAGCCGCCCCCAGGATGACCCCCAGGGCCTGGCCCAGGCTCATGAGCTCCGCGCTGACAAAGCCTACCAGCAGCACCGTCGTGACAGCGCTGGTCTGAAGGAAAATGGTCACCACCAGCCCCGCCAGCATACCAAAGAAGCGATTTTTCGTTACCGCCCCCAGGAGCTGCTGCACCTGGCGGGCCGCCGCCTTTTGCAGGCCGGTACTGATAAGATGCATGCCAAAAAGGAAAAGGGCCAGACCACCTGCCAGCCCGGTGGCAATGGGGAATATCAACGAACTCAAGCTATTATCCCTCTACATTACCGGAGCTGGTCCTCTTATTGTCACACCCCGGCAGGATTGTTTTCTGAGGCCCCTGGTAGTCTTTAAAGGCGCGGCGCTGTCCTGTCTCCCTGTAGACGACCATCTCGGCGACGTTCACGGCATGGTCGGCAATACGTTCCAGGTAACGGGCCACCAGGGCGAGATAACTGGCCTGGTCGACATACTCCGGCCCCTGCTTCATAAAACCTACCAGTTCGTCGTACAGGTCTTCAAAAAGACGGTCGACGGC
This Moorella sp. E308F DNA region includes the following protein-coding sequences:
- a CDS encoding M24 family metallopeptidase gives rise to the protein MITTEYRERIKRFQEALQARELDGAIIFQAVDLYYLSGTAQSCHLFIPAMGEPLLLAYRDTARAQAEAALNRVLPLKSFREIPVLLAEAGWHGLKRLGLEMDVIPLSLFRRYQEIFPECQWVDISQILRSQRMVKSGPELDALRYAAGRHAEVFKYISSVIRPGMTELEIAAEFEGYARRLGHQGTKRFRGQEQGMIPGIVAAGANAALASCYDIPLAGNGLTPLYPLGPSQHRWEKGEPLLIDYAGVYGDYTVDQTRIYLDAAAAPVLQKAQEVAVEIAARVAEKARPGVTAGELYDLAVKMAGQAGLGEYFMGHGRQVSYIGHGIGLELNEWPVIARGNNTVLAAGMVFALEPKFVFPGQGSAGVEDTYVVTEKGAVSLTY
- the speB gene encoding agmatinase; its protein translation is MASSDNYEAARVVLAGIPFDATTSFRPGARWGPQAIRAVSEVLEEYSPYLKRELGQVPFYDAGDLDLVPGRVEANLERMETAAAALFQDGKLPLFLGGEHLVSYPLIRAARRHYPGLAVLHFDAHADLREEYLGERLSHATVMRLVAEEIGPGNLYQFGIRSGTWGEFAYGQEETNFFMDVITTPLEKLVPELASRPLYVSIDIDVVDPAFAPGTGTPEPGGCTPREILQVIYLLRQARVVAFDLVEVCPAYDHGNITAILASKITREAILAWG
- the speE gene encoding polyamine aminopropyltransferase; this translates as MQGIWFSELQTPGLALSVKLKKTLHHEKTPYQDLAVVETEAYGRMLLLDNIIQTTVGDEFFYHEMMAHVPLNTHPNPRTALVIGGGDGGVIREIIKHPSIEKATLVEIDARVVANAREYLPEIACGLDDARVEIRFEDGIEHVRQMENTYDVIIVDSTDPIGPAVGLFSTEFYRNVYRALKPDGLFVAQTESPLFNARLIRRIQRDLAEIFPIARLYLTTVPTYPGGFWSFSLGSKEYDPLEVDWKKAPQLVTRFYTPAIHQAAFALPPFVQEILEKRDEEEF
- a CDS encoding Na/Pi cotransporter family protein, with translation MSSLIFPIATGLAGGLALFLFGMHLISTGLQKAAARQVQQLLGAVTKNRFFGMLAGLVVTIFLQTSAVTTVLLVGFVSAELMSLGQALGVILGAAIGSTLTAQLIALRLSDYALWAVAAGLIPYFFARRLRWRYLGQAILGFGLIFYGAALMGTAVAPLNTLPGFKTALSPLAAHPWLMMLAATLFTGVVQASAATVVLAMTLAAQGALPLEAALAMVLGANLGTTATALISSIALSREAKRVALAHFFFKLAGTLLFLPFLGLYSYLSRLTSPDIARQVANGHTLFNVINMILFLPFTPRVGRLMEKVLPSAPEEEKVAKYLDTKVLEIPELALARATQELLRMAGIIREEMFPRVMQPLAEREVELLEKLRSLDNILDYLYRAVARYLAQLNQGNLTDDQLVAQTKLLYIANDLEHIGDVVVEMAHQWRKIEASGVEFSPAGQAELQEMFNKVKENFATAIQAFAADDEALAARVIRDHPEILRLEKNLRYSHFQRLQQENRLSLETTSIHMDLINQLLRLNMHSVSIAQAVMGII